The DNA window ACCGGCGGGGGCTGGTGCACCGGGACATCAAGCCCGAGAACGTGATGGTGCGCGATGACGGGGTGGTGAAGGTGCTCGACTTCGGCATCGCGCGCCGGACGGGGGGCGGGGCCGATCCGAGCGCGTCGACGCAGGCGGCGGCTTTGCCCACGCTGACGACCGAGGGGGTGAAGCCAGGGACGCCGGTGTACATGGCGCCCGAGCAGATCCGAGGGGAGCCGCTCGATGGGCGCGCCGATCAGTTCGCGTGGGGCGTGCTCGCGTACGAGCTGTTCGCGGGAAAGCCGCCGTGGCGGGGGGGAAATGACGTGCTCGCGGTGCTGGCGTCGGTGCTGACCGACGAGGCGGACATGGAGGCGATGACGTCGGCGCCGGAGGGGCTGCGTGCCGTGGTGCAGCGGGCGCTGTCGAAGCGGCCAGCGGACAGGTTCGCGTCGATGGAGGCGCTGATCGAGGCGCTCTCGTCGGGTTCGGCGGCGTCGCCGTCTCCCTCCGGTGGGGACGCGGCGAAGGCGTTGCTGTCGGCGCTGCCGGCGGCGTCGGCGGGGGCGGTGGGCGAGGGGGCTGGTGGTGGTGCCGTCGAGCGCGCTGGCGGAGGGCGTGCAGCGGAAGGGCAGGGGGCAGGCGCGACGCTGGCACAGCGGTACGCGACGGCGGAGGTGAGCGAGGTGCTCGCCCAGGCCATCGAGCGGCAGGCGGCGAAGCGGGGGGATGCGCGGCTGAGTTTCCAGGAGCTGCTGGCGGTGGCCGAGGAGGTGGGGGTGGACGCGGAGTCGCTCCGCGAGGCGAGCCGCGCGCTGCGGGAGCGGAAGGAGCAAAGCCAGCGTCCCGGTGCGGCGCCACCCAGGCCGGCCGTGGCGGATGACGCGCAGCTGGTGGTGGCGCCCGAACAGGCGCTGGACGACGACGCGCAGCGTGATGCGTGGTTCCGGCGATCGCGCCGTGGGTTTCAGCGGCACCTCGGGATCTTCGTGATCGTGAACGTGGCGCTCGGGATGATCCTGCTGCTCTCGGGGGCGCCATTCTTCGTGACGCTGATCCCGGCGCTGTCGTGGGGGATCGGGCTCGGGATCCACGGTCTGGTGGCGCTGACGAAGAACGATGACGACTGGGCCGATCACAAGCGGTCCCGGCGGTGGTGGAAGGAGCAGCAGCGGCGGCACCACGAGATGGTGATGGCGCGGGCCTCCGGGCGAGGCTCCGAGCAAGCGTGGTCGTGGGTGCCTCCGCCGAGGGGTGGCGCCGCGGGCGCTGGTGCGGGGGGCTTCGGGAACGGGGGCCCGGGGAGAGGGAGAGAGAAGCGAGGGAAGCGGCGCGTGGAGGTGAGCGCGGGGGGGGAGGACGCGCGGCTGCGGGTCTCGGACGAGGGGATGCGGGCAGGCGCGGAAGCGGAAGACGAGGCTGCGCGCGCGGAGGCGGAGCACGCAGAGGCGGAGAGCGCGGAGGCGGAGCAGGCGGAGGCAGAGCGCGAGCGACGGCGCGGGAAGCGACGGCGATGAGCGCGGAGCTGATGAGCGTGATGCGCGCAGGGGTGGCGAGCGCGATGAGCACGACGCGATGAGCACGAGGGTGGCGAGCGCGATGACGCGGGGAGCGATGGGTCACGCCGGGGAGCGCCATGCCGAGCGAAGGCCGCTGGTGCCGCCCTGCGGCAGGGGGCCAGAGGGCGGAGAATAGGTTAAACAGGTCGAGCACGGTCCGCAGCCAAGGGAGGCGATCATCCTCGTCGAGATCCTCATCATCGTGGCCCTGATCCTCACGAACGGCGTGCTCGCCGGCGCGGAGATCGCGGTGGTCTCGCTACGGAAGAGCCGGCTGGAGCAGCTTCTCCAGAGCGGCAGTCAGCGGGCCCACGCGATCCACCGGCTGCGCACGAACCCCGAGCGCTTTTTCGCCACGGTCCAGATCGGGATCACCGTCATCGGCTCGTCGGCCGGGGCCTTCGGTGGTGCGAGCATCGCAGGGGACATCGAGCCTCTGCTGGGCCACGTGCCCGTGCTGGCGCCCTACGCGAAGGAGTTCGCGCTGGCGATCGTCATCGCGATGATCTCCTTCCTCTCGCTGGTCCTCGGGGAGCTGGTGCCCAAGTCCCTCGCGCTGCGGCAAGCGGAGGGGTACGCGATGTTCATCGGGCGTCCGCTGGAGGGGCTCGCCTGGCTCGCGCGCCCTCTGGTCTGGCTGCTGACCGCGAGCTCCAACGTGGTGCTTCGGCTGTTCGGCGACAGCACGAACTTCGTCGAGGCGCGGCTGTCGCCCGAGGAGATCCAGCAGATGGTCGACGAGGCGGCGCAGGCGGGCACGATGGACAAGAGCGCCGGCGAGATCGCATCACGCGCGATCGACTTCGCGGAGCTGACGGCGCTCGACGTGATGGTGCCGCGGCTGAAGGTGGTGTCCGTGCCGAAGGGGGCGCCACCCCAGGAGGTGCAGCGGGTGGTGACGGAGCACGGCCACACGCGCATGCCGGTGTACGAGAACACGCGGGACAACGTGGTCGGGTACATCACGGTGAAGGACGTCCTGGCCTTGCTCTGGGGTCAGAAGCCGTTCGCGCTGGAGGGGATCATCCGCTCCGCGTTCTATGTGGCCGAGACGATGCGTACCGTCGACATCCTCGCCGAGATGCGGCGGAGGAAGGTGCAGCTCGCGATCGTGGTCGACGACCGGGGAGCGATGAGCGGGATCATCACGCTGGAGGATCTGGTCGAGGAGCTGGTGGGCGACATCGTGGGCGAGCACGACCACCCGACACCAGAGCCGATCCGGCGCGAGGAAGACGGGTCGGTGGTGGTGCAAGGCGACGTGCCCGTGCGCGAGGTGAGCCGGGTGCTCGGGGTGGAGCTGCCCGAGGGAGAGCGCTGGTCGACGATGGCCGGCCTGTGCCTGGAAGTGGCGGGGCGGATTCCGACGGTGGGCGAGCGCTTCACCGCGGAGGGAGGCGTGGAGCTGGAGATCGTCGACGCGAGCCCGCGTCACGTGCGGACCGTGCGGGTGCGGCTCCCTGCGGCCGGGGCACCCGTGCTGGTGAACCCGTCGGAGGCGAACGGCGGGGGATGAGGCACGCGGTGCTGGACGGAGGGGACGCTCCGTGCCCGGCGATGGGGTCGATTCGCCGCCGTCCACGGGTCGTCGTCACTGCGCGGGACAGCCACCCTGCGGGGATCCCCTCGGGGTCGTCTCCGAGCTTGAAACCCACGTCTCGCGGTAGCTCGAGCGGCTTGCCGGCGTCGCGGTAGCAGCTAGAAATTGCGGTAACCACGCGGGAGTTTTCGAGGCGCGCCGATCGGGCGCCGGGCGCGTGGAAGGAAGGGGAGGGGTCCCGATGTGCGCGCGTGATCTGCCGAGGCCCGGGCAGCGCTTCATGGGCTTCACGCTGGTGCGCGTGCTCGGTCGGGGTCGGATGGGCGCGGTGTTCGAGGCGACCGGGCGCAGTGGTCGCAGGGTCGCCCTCGAGATCCTCCAGCCGACGGGGGAGGACCGCGAGACCCAGCTGCGCCGCATGCTCGACGAGGGGGTGGTGATGGTCGGCATCAAGCACCCCAACTTCGTGGAGGTGTACGATCACGGCGAGCACGAGGGCCTGGTCTGGCGGCTCATGGAGCTGCTCGAAGGCGAGACCTTGCGCGCGCGGCTGCTCCGGGAGGGGCCGCTCTCCCTCCAGCGCGCGTGCGCCACGCTCCGTGCGGCGTCGTATGCCGTGGAGCAGTGCCACGTGCTCGACATCGTCCACGGGGACGTCAAGCCCGAGAGCTTCTTCATCACCCGAGAGGGGCAGGTGAAGCTGCTCGACCTGGGGATCGCTCACCGCCAGAAATCAGCGCTGGCGCAGGAGACGATCGGGTCGCCGGCATACATGGCGCCGGAGCTGTTCACCCCGCGCCTCGGAGGGTCCCCCGAGAGCGATGTGTACGCGCTGGGGCTGATGGCGTTCGAGATGCTGGCGGGCTTCCATCCCTTCCTCCGCGATGACGCCGGTCACGAGCGGAGCGCGCGGGCGCTGTGCTTCGAGCATGCCTTCACGGAGACGCCGCGGCTCGATGCGCTGGGGGTGCCGTCCCCGATCGCCGAGGTGGTGGCGCGCGCGACGGAGAAGGATCCTCGGGCGCGTCACCCGAGTGGCGGCGCGCTCGCCGCGGCGATCTGGACCGCCTGGAAGCAAGTGCGAGCGAACATCAGGCCCAGACAGGCGTCTTTCGGCTCGGATGTCGGCGTGCCGCGCCCGCGGTCCGAGCAGCCCGTGCGCCGCCTCCCGGAGGTCGCGCGCAGGCCTGCGCAGCGAGGCGAGATGGGGGCTCCGTGTGGCGATGGGGGGCGGCGGAAGGAGAGACCTGCGCTGAGCGCCTCCGCATGCGCCTGGGGGACGCAGCCGTCTTTCCCTGCCCACCTGTCCCTCCCCGACCCCCTGGAGGAAACGCCGCTCGTCGGGGTCGGCGACGACGCGCCCCCTGCGCCGTCGAGGAGGAGCCCGGGGCCAGCTTCGCCCGCCTCGCTCCCCGACGTGCTCGTCGAGCCGACCCGCTCGGCGGCGTGGATGCGCCTCCTGCCCGTCTACGTGGTGGGGATGGGCGTCGGCGTGCTGCTCTTCGCACTCTTCTTCGGGGCCGTGCGGTGGGGCGCTGCGTTCTTCTCCGAGGTCGAAAAGACCTTTCCATCGGCGGCTTCCGAGCGGCAGCTGCTCACACCGACGACCGTTTCACGTGGGAGACCGCTCGTGCCTCCCGGGGACGCTCTGGTGCAAGCGCTCATGCCGCCAGAGAGCGCTCTGGCGCAGCGGATCACGCCTCCGGTCACCGCTCTGGCGCAGTCGCTCACGAAGCCCGTGACCTCGCTGGCGCAGGCGCTCACGCCTCCGGTGATGGCGCTGGCGCAAGCGCTCTTGCCGCCCGTGACCGCGCTGGTGCAGGCGCTCATGCCTCCGGAAAGCTCTCCGGGGAAGGCGCTCGTGCCTCCCACGCAGCGCTCCCCGGCGAGCGCGGCATCGACAGCGCCGACCACGGACCCGTTCAACCAGTCCCTCCCTTGAAGGGAAGCGATGAAGGCGATGAAAGAGCGCCGAGAGAGTTCTCCTCCTCCTGTCGTGCACCCTGGTGAAGACCCGGTGCTCGATGCCGCCCTGGCGCGGTTGCGTCGGCACCCGGGCAGGGACGGCACGTCGGTGAAGGCTGGCGCGGCGCGTGGTCCCGACGGCTCACGCGCTGTCGCGGCCCGTGGAGGGAGCAGGGCGCGCGCGCCGAGGGGGCCCGACCCCGCGCGCGGATGGTGGATCATCGGCTTCTCGGCCCTCGCGATCGTGGGGTCGGTCGTGGTGATGAGCCTCGCGGTGATCGGACGTCGCCAGGGCCCGATGACGAGTCACGGGCCTCTCGGGGACGAGGCCACCGCGCCGCGGGACGCGGCAAGGCGTACGTCGACCCTGTTCACGCCGACGCGCGGTGCGGACGCACCGACCGCACGCCCCGTGGGGCCTGACGCTCGGCCGAGCGAAGCTCCTCCCGAGGCAGCGACCTCGGCACCGGGG is part of the Chondromyces crocatus genome and encodes:
- a CDS encoding protein kinase domain-containing protein; translated protein: MPKPGDTFERYKIEAAIGEGGMGAVFRAYDARLGRRVALKLLSGAATSEEAGARLLREARAAAALDHPNAVSIFDIGELEGAPYIAMELVSGRTVRALLGEAPVPAASQRSTWLVDVARVLGVAHRRGLVHRDIKPENVMVRDDGVVKVLDFGIARRTGGGADPSASTQAAALPTLTTEGVKPGTPVYMAPEQIRGEPLDGRADQFAWGVLAYELFAGKPPWRGGNDVLAVLASVLTDEADMEAMTSAPEGLRAVVQRALSKRPADRFASMEALIEALSSGSAASPSPSGGDAAKALLSALPAASAGAVGEGAGGGAVERAGGGRAAEGQGAGATLAQRYATAEVSEVLAQAIERQAAKRGDARLSFQELLAVAEEVGVDAESLREASRALRERKEQSQRPGAAPPRPAVADDAQLVVAPEQALDDDAQRDAWFRRSRRGFQRHLGIFVIVNVALGMILLLSGAPFFVTLIPALSWGIGLGIHGLVALTKNDDDWADHKRSRRWWKEQQRRHHEMVMARASGRGSEQAWSWVPPPRGGAAGAGAGGFGNGGPGRGREKRGKRRVEVSAGGEDARLRVSDEGMRAGAEAEDEAARAEAEHAEAESAEAEQAEAERERRRGKRRR
- a CDS encoding hemolysin family protein, translating into MALILTNGVLAGAEIAVVSLRKSRLEQLLQSGSQRAHAIHRLRTNPERFFATVQIGITVIGSSAGAFGGASIAGDIEPLLGHVPVLAPYAKEFALAIVIAMISFLSLVLGELVPKSLALRQAEGYAMFIGRPLEGLAWLARPLVWLLTASSNVVLRLFGDSTNFVEARLSPEEIQQMVDEAAQAGTMDKSAGEIASRAIDFAELTALDVMVPRLKVVSVPKGAPPQEVQRVVTEHGHTRMPVYENTRDNVVGYITVKDVLALLWGQKPFALEGIIRSAFYVAETMRTVDILAEMRRRKVQLAIVVDDRGAMSGIITLEDLVEELVGDIVGEHDHPTPEPIRREEDGSVVVQGDVPVREVSRVLGVELPEGERWSTMAGLCLEVAGRIPTVGERFTAEGGVELEIVDASPRHVRTVRVRLPAAGAPVLVNPSEANGGG
- a CDS encoding serine/threonine-protein kinase produces the protein MCARDLPRPGQRFMGFTLVRVLGRGRMGAVFEATGRSGRRVALEILQPTGEDRETQLRRMLDEGVVMVGIKHPNFVEVYDHGEHEGLVWRLMELLEGETLRARLLREGPLSLQRACATLRAASYAVEQCHVLDIVHGDVKPESFFITREGQVKLLDLGIAHRQKSALAQETIGSPAYMAPELFTPRLGGSPESDVYALGLMAFEMLAGFHPFLRDDAGHERSARALCFEHAFTETPRLDALGVPSPIAEVVARATEKDPRARHPSGGALAAAIWTAWKQVRANIRPRQASFGSDVGVPRPRSEQPVRRLPEVARRPAQRGEMGAPCGDGGRRKERPALSASACAWGTQPSFPAHLSLPDPLEETPLVGVGDDAPPAPSRRSPGPASPASLPDVLVEPTRSAAWMRLLPVYVVGMGVGVLLFALFFGAVRWGAAFFSEVEKTFPSAASERQLLTPTTVSRGRPLVPPGDALVQALMPPESALAQRITPPVTALAQSLTKPVTSLAQALTPPVMALAQALLPPVTALVQALMPPESSPGKALVPPTQRSPASAASTAPTTDPFNQSLP